In one Roseburia intestinalis L1-82 genomic region, the following are encoded:
- a CDS encoding sugar ABC transporter permease, with product MNWTHTSTAAVAAKKSGAPNTAKIRKTVINVIVHIFLAILAFIWVLPIFWVILTSFRGEKGSYVSTFFPKTYTFNNYIKLFTDTSILNFPKMFMNTFVIAIFTCIISTIFVLSVAYSMSRMRFKMRKPFMNIAMIIGLFPSFMSMIAVYYILRALNLADGAMIRVALIIVFSAGSGAGFYVAKGFFDTISKSLDEAAIIDGATRWNVFTKITVPLSKPIIVYTILTSFMGPWVDFIFGKVICRADAQYYTVSIGLWKMLEKEYIDSWYTCFAAGAVVVSIPIAILFLMTQKFYVEGMTGAVKG from the coding sequence ATGAACTGGACACATACGAGTACAGCAGCAGTGGCTGCGAAAAAAAGTGGTGCACCCAATACGGCAAAAATCCGTAAAACAGTGATAAATGTGATTGTTCACATTTTCCTGGCAATACTGGCATTTATCTGGGTTCTCCCGATTTTCTGGGTAATCCTTACAAGTTTCCGTGGAGAGAAAGGTTCTTATGTAAGTACATTTTTCCCGAAAACCTATACATTTAATAATTACATCAAATTATTTACAGACACCAGTATTTTAAACTTTCCGAAGATGTTTATGAATACCTTTGTGATCGCAATTTTTACCTGCATCATTTCTACCATCTTTGTACTTTCAGTGGCATACAGTATGTCAAGAATGCGATTTAAGATGAGAAAACCGTTTATGAATATTGCGATGATCATTGGTCTGTTTCCATCTTTCATGTCCATGATCGCTGTGTACTATATTTTAAGAGCACTTAATTTAGCAGATGGTGCAATGATCCGTGTAGCACTTATCATCGTGTTCTCCGCCGGTTCCGGTGCAGGATTTTATGTTGCGAAGGGATTTTTTGATACAATCTCAAAATCGCTGGATGAGGCAGCGATTATCGATGGAGCGACAAGATGGAATGTATTTACAAAGATTACTGTACCGCTCAGTAAGCCGATCATCGTATATACGATTTTAACATCCTTTATGGGACCATGGGTTGACTTTATTTTTGGTAAAGTTATCTGCCGTGCAGATGCACAGTATTATACGGTGTCTATTGGTCTTTGGAAGATGCTTGAGAAAGAGTATATCGACAGCTGGTATACCTGTTTCGCTGCAGGTGCAGTTGTGGTATCAATTCCGATTGCAATTCTGTTCTTAATGACACAGAAGTTCTATGTGGAAGGTATGACCGGAGCTGTCAAGGGCTGA